From the genome of Candidatus Bathyarchaeota archaeon, one region includes:
- a CDS encoding coenzyme F420-0:L-glutamate ligase, protein MQVFAIKSPLIKPKDNLVNILLQATKKHNLKLENKDLIAISSKALATTQDQITKLNQIAPSQKAKTLAKKYSLEPEFAELILEEAEKIYGGTEKAVLTLKNGILTVNAGIDHKNAPKGYAALWPLNPQQQAEAIRREMRQRTRKNVGVLIVDSEVAPLRMGTRGLALAVAGFKPVKDCRSKRDLFQKPLLITRHAIADDLASTAHLLMGETNKKTPFVLIKNAPVTFTEDQVSPKEMQIPPNKCVYASAFKISTTNLETINP, encoded by the coding sequence ATGCAAGTTTTCGCCATCAAATCCCCACTCATCAAACCAAAAGACAACCTAGTCAACATACTTCTCCAAGCAACAAAAAAACACAACCTAAAACTAGAAAACAAAGACCTCATAGCAATATCATCAAAAGCCCTAGCAACAACACAAGACCAAATAACTAAACTAAATCAAATCGCACCATCCCAAAAAGCAAAGACGCTAGCCAAAAAATATTCTTTAGAACCAGAATTTGCCGAACTAATACTAGAAGAAGCCGAAAAAATCTACGGAGGAACCGAAAAAGCAGTTTTGACACTAAAAAACGGAATCTTAACTGTAAACGCTGGCATTGACCACAAAAACGCTCCAAAAGGATACGCCGCACTATGGCCTCTAAACCCTCAACAACAAGCCGAAGCCATACGACGCGAAATGCGACAAAGAACCAGAAAAAACGTAGGAGTCCTAATAGTGGACAGCGAAGTAGCACCCCTCAGAATGGGCACCAGAGGCTTAGCCCTAGCAGTAGCGGGCTTCAAACCAGTAAAAGACTGCAGAAGCAAAAGAGACCTTTTTCAAAAACCTCTCTTAATCACTCGACACGCAATAGCAGATGACCTCGCATCCACAGCCCACCTGCTAATGGGAGAAACAAACAAGAAAACACCCTTCGTCCTCATCAAAAACGCACCTGTCACATTCACAGAAGACCAAGTTTCTCCAAAAGAAATGCAGATTCCACCCAATAAATGCGTCTATGCATCTGCATTTAAAATTTCAACCACCAATCTTGAAACCATAAATCCTTAA